taaCCTATGTATTGTATACAAAATTCTTTTTTTGCCgaaatattatttatagaaaagaaatcaaattgaccTAAATgatcatgaattttttttatactttcttTTGTCAACGAACTAATTTGTTACATGAAACGTTAAATTTGAAAGAGATCGATTATGAATTTGTTATATGacaagtttctatttttgggtaTTGTCAATATAAAACAGATTTAAGAAGTCCTTATAGACAGAGGATATTATCTGATCTCTCATATGTAAAATGAAAAGATCGATAAATAAGGAAAAGAATGTCTGTAAAAGAAACGGTCAACACACAGTCAAGAGTCTTCATGAAACTTGGCGTTTATAACAATAAGAAAACTCTTGTTGCAACTAACTAGCTACTTCCCCTAATCCTAATTCCCAAGTCATACAAAGACAGATAAAACTTACAAGTTATAACATAACACGCAATATTACTCAATACACCTAATTATAGGGTAACCACATTGATCTATATAAAAAGATCACAAAGCGAACATTTTCGAATTAAGCTACAAGACTTCTTcttagacaacaacaacaaaaaaaaatggcaggAGGAGCTTTTGTATCagaaggaggaggtggtggaagAAGTTATGAAGGAGGAGTCACAGGTTTCGTTATCATTACATGTATTGTTGCCGCCATGGGAGGTCTCCTGTTTGGTTATGACCTTGGAATCTCAGGAGGAGTGACATCGATGGAGGAGTTTCTTACCAAGTTCTTCCCTCATGTAGAGAGCCAGATGCATAAGGCGAAGCACGACACGGCTTACTGTAAATTTGATAACCAAATGCTCCAATTGTTCACTTCTTCTCTCTACATCGCAGCTCTTGTAGCTTCCTTTATCGCTTCTGTTATCACTAGGAAGTATGGACGTAAAGTCTCTATGTTTACCGGTGGACTTGCTTTCCTCATCGGTGCACTTTTCAACGCGTTTGCCATTAATGTTGCAATGCTCATCATCGGTCGACTTATGCTCGGTGTTGGTGTTGGATTTGCTAACCAGGTAAGGCatatgttgttttcttgtgtatCATCTATATATGTGGTTTAGGTTAATATCTCAATCttttatacttatttttttgtgtgtgcatgCAGTCTACTCCGGTATATCTCTCGGAAATGGCTCCAGCGAAGTTAAGAGGAGCTCTAAACATTGGTTTTCAAATGGCTATTACGATTGGAATCCTGGCGGCAAATATGATAAACTATGGAACATCAAAGATGGCTCAAAATGGATGGAGGGTTTCTTTAGGTTTAGCAGCTGTTCCAGCGGTTGTCATGGTGATTGGATCATTCATTTTGCCCGATACACCAAACTCGATGCTCGAGAGAGGCAAATACGAGGAAGCAAAACATATGTTGAAGAAGATACGCGGAGCTGACAACGTTGACCATGAGTTCCAAGATCTCATTGATGCTGTTGAAGCTGCCAAAAAGGTGGAGTATCCATGGAAGAACATCATGAAGAGTAAATACAGACCAGCTTTGATCTTCTGCTCGGCGATTCCCTTTTTCCAACAAATCACTGGAATCAACGTCATTATGTTCNAAGTTATAACATAACACGCAATATTACTCAATACACCTAATTATAGGGTAACCACATTGATCTATATAAAAAGATCACAAAGCGAACATTTTCGAATTAAGCTACAAGACTTCTTcttagacaacaacaacaaaaaaaaatggcaggAGGAGCTTTTGTATCagaaggaggaggtggtggaagAAGTTATGAAGGAGGAGTCACAGGTTTCGTTATCATTACATGTATTGTTGCCGCCATGGGAGGTCTCCTGTTTGGTTATGACCTTGGAATCTCAGGAGGAGTGACATCGATGGAGGAGTTTCTTACCAAGTTCTTCCCTCATGTAGAGAGCCAGATGCATAAGGCGAAGCACGACACGGCTTACTGTAAATTTGATAACCAAATGCTCCAATTGTTCACTTCTTCTCTCTACATCGCAGCTCTTGTAGCTTCCTTTATCGCTTCTGTTATCACTAGGAAGTATGGACGTAAAGTCTCTATGTTTACCGGTGGACTTGCTTTCCTCATCGGTGCACTTTTCAACGCGTTTGCCATTAATGTTGCAATGCTCATCATCGGTCGACTTATGCTCGGTGTTGGTGTTGGATTTGCTAACCAGGTAAGGCatatgttgttttcttgtgtatCATCTATATATGTGGTTTAGGTTAATATCTCAATCttttatacttatttttttgtgtgtgcatgCAGTCTACTCCGGTATATCTCTCGGAAATGGCTCCAGCGAAGTTAAGAGGAGCTCTAAACATTGGTTTTCAAATGGCTATTACGATTGGAATCCTGGCGGCAAATATGATAAACTATGGAACATCAAAGATGGCTCAAAATGGATGGAGGGTTTCTTTAGGTTTAGCAGCTGTTCCAGCGGTTGTCATGGTGATTGGATCATTCATTTTGCCCGATACACCAAACTCAATGCTCGAGAGAGGCAAATACGAGGAAGCAAAACATATGTTGAAGAAGATACGCGGAGCTGACAACGTTGACCATGAGTTCCAAGATCTCATTGATGCTGTTGAAGCTGCCAAAAAGGTGGAGTATCCATGGAAGAACATCATGAAGAGTAAATACAGACCAGCTTTGATCTTCTGCTCGGCGATTCCCTTTTTCCAACAGATCACTGGAATCAACGTCATTATGTTCTACGCTCCTGTTCTCTTCAAGACTCTTGGTTTTGGTGACGATGCTTCTCTTATGTCCGCTGTGATAACCGGTGTAGTCAACATGCTTTCAACCATTGTCTCAATTTACGCGGTTGATAAATATGGAAGAAGGTTGCTATTTCTTGAAGGTGGTATTCAAATGTTCGTCTGCCAGCTTCTTGTTGGTTCTTTCATCGGTTCAAAGTTCGGAACCACGGGAACCGGAACCTTGACGCCAGCAACGGCAGATTGGATTCTTGCTTTCATATGTGTGTACGTAGCGGGATTTGCATGGTCATGGGGTCCGTTGGGATGGTTGGTACCTAGTGAGATATGTCCTTTGGAAATCAGACCAGCGGGACAAGCCATCAACGTCTCTGTCAACATGTTTTTCACTTTCCTCATTGGTCAATTCTTTTTGACAATGCTTTGACACATGAAGTTTGGTCTCTTCTACTTCTTTGCAAGCATGGTTGCGGTCATGACGGTTTCATCTACTTTTTGTTGCCGGAGACCAGAGATGTTCCTATTGAAGAGATGGGAAGAGTTTGGAAGCAGCATTGGTTCTGGAAAAAGTATATCCCAGATGATGCAGTTATTGGTGGGCATGATGACGAAAATAATACTAAACCTATGTAAGAGAATACGTGATTGTCGATATTTGAATTATTGTTTTCAGGGAGAAATTACGTGAAAATTATCGAGACGATTTGTTTTACATGTTTCAATATTGTTCCTTATTCTTGGAAAAAGGAAGACCAAAAAAGTGCGAACTCATATTCCTAGAGCAAACACACCACATAAATCTATATAGATTACataatttacattttcatcatgtatttattttatttttttactataagCTGCTTGAATATCTCATCGATCTATACTATATTACAATTCAGTTTAAATATATCAAGTTTTACAggcaagaaaacaaattaaagtctATCAATCTCATGGTGATTTTTTTtgcccaaagaaaaagaaaaaatctcatGGAGATTTCTATATAAAGAACTCATCTCGAAGTAAGAGGACCCGAGTTCTCAGACCATGGCCAATGCAGCAACCTATATGGAAGAATATCCCAACTCTCATGGTGATTTCTTTAAACGATAAAAATATTTACCCTTATGCATGCTTTACAAGAATATCCCAGCTCTGGTTATCCAACCAAGTTAAAAAGTCATAGTCTTATGAAAAATGAATAAGCTATTGAATATGATAAGAGAAGAACACATTAATGTTTAggaaatattatattgattctCCTAATCATAACTTTTAGTTAcatatgttaaattatttttatatagtaaaatagtTCTTAAACTAAACTATGATAGAACTAATCTTTACATATCTTCATATTAAAGAAGATCCTTCTACCTaagttgtttaatttttaaatctaaaacttttctatttaGAATGTAACCTTTtcctataattattataatcagtagaatgattaaataaataatctcaaatccattaaaatatataaatctgatatccacaaaaaaaaaaataaggtcaatatatttaagttttagAACCATACATAAGGTCAATGGCTATGGTTATCCAAAACACTTGCTAAATTGTGTTGATTCACAAGTTCACAACCAAGTTGAAAAGTCATAGTcttataaaaaatgaatacgCTATTGAATGTAATAAGAGAAGAACCCATTAATGTTTAGGAAATATTATATTGACTCTAATAATCATAACTTTAATTTACATATAGTTAAATATTTTCCTAAACTAAACTAATATAGAACTAATCTTTACATCtgatatgttatttaatttttctatagcAAATATTACATATTACAATGTCCTCATATTAAAGAAGATCCTTCtacataagttatttaatttttaaatctaaaacttttctattaGAATGTAACCTTTCCTAGAATAATTATAATCAGTAGTAGAGTGATTAAATAAATGATCtcaaatccataaaaaaaataattataaatctgatatccacagaaaaaaaaataataaggcaggtcaattcaatatatattaacattccTAAAAACTTACTAAGAGCTATACATGGGCCGTTAATGAGCTGTAGCCCAAATTGTATAGAAGATTGTTAGGGTCGGCCACAAACCAAAGAATTATTTTCTCTCTCCTGTCTCACTTCTCCGACGGTTCTTTTCTTCCTTCGTCCTCTCGTTTCGTTTCGTCTCGTCTCTCTCTCGCGCTCTGAAAAAAAATTTCGCAGAATCCGTCATGTCTTCCGGCGTAAATTCAACTGGCTCCGCCGCAGCATCAGCGGCGGTCGACAAGATATTCTTCTGTTACCAGTGCAATCGCACAGTCACAATCTCGATTTCCGCATCCGCTGATCCTTTTTGTCCAATTTGTAACCAAGGGTTTCTCGAAGAATTCGAAGACCGCAGCCCTAATCCTCCCCCCAATTTCAACCCTAACACTGATGGTTCCTTTTACCCCATGGCTGATCCTTTCTCAACCTTGCTCCCTCTCTTATTCGGCACTTCCGCTGCTTCTCCTTCCGGCATGGACTTCATGAGCTCTAGTTTCTTCGGTCCTTCGATGCAACCACAGGCTCGCTCCACTCAGCAGAATCCGATGCAGTCTGACGCGTTTGATCCGGTTTCGTTTCTTCAGAATCATCTCCAGCATCTGCGATCTAGCGGTACGCACGTTCAGTTCGTGGTTGAGAATCATCCTTCGGATCCAGCTCATCGTATCCCTGGGAATCTCGGTGACTACTTCTTTGGTCCAGGTCTTGAGCAGTTGATTCAGCAGCTGGCTGAGAATGATCCTAACCGTTACGGAACTCCTCCTGCTTCCAAATCAGCCATCGATGCGCTTCCTACTGTTAAGGTAACTAAGGATATGTTGAAATCGGAGATGAACCAGTGTGCTGTTTGTATGGATGAGTTTGAGGATGGTAGTGGTGTTAAGCAGATGCCTTGTAAGCATGTGTTTCATCAGGATTGCCTTCTTCCGTGGCTTGAGTTGCACAACTCCTGTCC
The Camelina sativa cultivar DH55 chromosome 15, Cs, whole genome shotgun sequence DNA segment above includes these coding regions:
- the LOC104748350 gene encoding sugar transport protein 10-like encodes the protein MAGGAFVSEGGGGGRSYEGGVTGFVIITCIVAAMGGLLFGYDLGISGGVTSMEEFLTKFFPHVESQMHKAKHDTAYCKFDNQMLQLFTSSLYIAALVASFIASVITRKYGRKVSMFTGGLAFLIGALFNAFAINVAMLIIGRLMLGVGVGFANQSTPVYLSEMAPAKLRGALNIGFQMAITIGILAANMINYGTSKMAQNGWRVSLGLAAVPAVVMVIGSFILPDTPNSMLERGKYEEAKHMLKKIRGADNVDHEFQDLIDAVEAAKKVEYPWKNIMKSKYRPALIFCSAIPFFQQITGINVIMFXVIT
- the LOC104746397 gene encoding E3 ubiquitin-protein ligase RING1-like is translated as MSSGVNSTGSAAASAAVDKIFFCYQCNRTVTISISASADPFCPICNQGFLEEFEDRSPNPPPNFNPNTDGSFYPMADPFSTLLPLLFGTSAASPSGMDFMSSSFFGPSMQPQARSTQQNPMQSDAFDPVSFLQNHLQHLRSSGTHVQFVVENHPSDPAHRIPGNLGDYFFGPGLEQLIQQLAENDPNRYGTPPASKSAIDALPTVKVTKDMLKSEMNQCAVCMDEFEDGSGVKQMPCKHVFHQDCLLPWLELHNSCPVCRYELPTDDPDYENRAQGVQASGDGQGSVEGQQTPRRFNIQLPWPFRRQDGSGSDPGSGSGAPGAGGGNLDTRGEDLD